A genomic stretch from Flavobacterium humidisoli includes:
- a CDS encoding helix-turn-helix domain-containing protein encodes MERAEDYIKYTLVREKFELILGLVPNLEPNFIVLLFPVILTNSTHIILLNSSHTPSLENLLSFKSFYDKDLVYMLSINKTPGSFIQNLLQHYLIKELLIECQYEDKKMIEKLLKKLYQAEVKLQKSPMTQLYLKILLQYLLEMLDREEAFDNRDILLVREFYKMLNYDQIQNRQVKFYADKLCVSRRYLTWAVHKISGDTPKSFIDHNLVEKAKLLLHTKNSVYMIAEELQFQSHASFTTFFRKHTGLSPSVYRTNLNQKK; translated from the coding sequence ATGGAAAGGGCTGAGGATTATATTAAATATACTTTAGTAAGAGAAAAATTTGAATTAATTCTCGGCCTTGTTCCAAATCTGGAACCCAACTTTATAGTATTGCTTTTTCCAGTAATCTTAACTAATTCTACTCATATTATACTTCTAAACAGCAGCCATACGCCCTCTTTGGAAAATCTGCTGAGCTTCAAAAGTTTTTATGATAAAGATCTTGTATATATGCTGTCGATCAATAAAACACCAGGATCATTTATACAGAATTTATTGCAACACTATCTAATTAAAGAGTTACTGATTGAATGCCAATATGAAGATAAGAAAATGATTGAAAAGCTTCTTAAAAAGCTATATCAGGCGGAAGTTAAGTTACAGAAAAGTCCAATGACGCAACTGTATCTCAAGATTCTGCTGCAGTATCTGCTTGAAATGCTGGACAGGGAAGAAGCATTTGACAACCGGGACATATTACTTGTCCGGGAATTCTATAAAATGCTAAACTACGACCAAATTCAAAACCGTCAGGTCAAGTTTTATGCAGACAAACTTTGCGTCAGCAGAAGATATCTTACCTGGGCAGTACATAAAATATCTGGAGACACCCCTAAGTCTTTTATTGATCATAATCTTGTTGAAAAAGCCAAACTGCTTCTTCATACAAAAAATTCAGTTTATATGATAGCAGAAGAGCTGCAATTCCAAAGCCATGCGTCCTTTACAACATTCTTTAGAAAGCATACAGGACTTTCGCCCAGCGTGTACCGTACAAACCTAAACCAAAAAAAATGA
- a CDS encoding DUF4134 domain-containing protein, which produces MVNDGIKLKCFFKRNKNLVSLIFLLLIINGNTYAQDGVAGINEANQKVRSYFDAGTELMYAVGAILGLIGAVKVYQKWNAGDPDTGKVAAAWFGSCVFLVVVATVIKSFFGV; this is translated from the coding sequence ATGGTGAATGATGGAATAAAATTAAAGTGTTTTTTTAAAAGGAACAAGAACTTAGTAAGCTTAATTTTTCTGCTTTTAATTATTAATGGAAATACATATGCCCAGGATGGTGTGGCAGGAATAAATGAGGCGAACCAAAAGGTAAGGAGTTATTTTGATGCGGGCACAGAACTCATGTATGCCGTGGGAGCAATACTAGGACTTATAGGTGCTGTTAAAGTTTACCAGAAGTGGAATGCCGGAGACCCTGATACGGGCAAGGTTGCCGCCGCATGGTTTGGAAGCTGCGTGTTTCTTGTCGTCGTGGCTACGGTAATCAAATCTTTCTTTGGTGTATAG
- a CDS encoding DUF4133 domain-containing protein, with translation MSSVYQINKGINQSIEFKGLKAQYIWYLGGGVVGLMIVFAVLFIIGIPSLVCVVLIGAAGTVMVIKIYQMSRKYGEHGMMKALASRQIPKCVKVRSRSVFLK, from the coding sequence ATGAGCAGTGTCTATCAGATCAACAAAGGAATCAATCAGTCAATTGAATTTAAAGGCCTTAAAGCCCAGTACATATGGTATCTGGGAGGAGGTGTTGTCGGACTGATGATTGTTTTTGCAGTGCTTTTTATTATCGGAATTCCTTCACTGGTATGCGTTGTTTTAATTGGTGCAGCAGGAACGGTAATGGTAATTAAGATTTATCAGATGAGCAGGAAGTATGGAGAGCATGGCATGATGAAAGCTTTAGCTTCCAGACAAATTCCGAAATGTGTAAAAGTGCGCAGCAGGTCAGTTTTTTTAAAGTGA
- a CDS encoding DNA cytosine methyltransferase yields the protein MKILNLYAGIGGNRKNWTDVSVTAVELDPQLAAIYSENFPQDIVVVGDAHQYLLDHYKEFDFIWSSPPCQSHSSFRQNICVRFRGTPAVFPDMRLYQEVLFLRHNAECLWTVENVKPYYRPLIDPDAVLKRHLFWSNFDISQPDLQTSIKIRHAQIPDLEQALGFSLKECSISNKRQVLRNCVDPNLGEHILNAARSLWQIKAKLSKARKNGKGVG from the coding sequence ATGAAAATCTTAAATCTTTATGCAGGAATAGGAGGCAACAGAAAAAATTGGACTGATGTGTCTGTCACTGCTGTTGAACTTGATCCTCAGCTTGCTGCCATCTATTCAGAGAACTTTCCACAGGACATAGTGGTTGTTGGAGATGCGCATCAGTACCTTCTGGATCATTATAAAGAATTTGATTTTATCTGGTCTTCACCTCCGTGCCAGTCCCATTCGTCTTTCAGGCAGAATATATGCGTGAGATTCCGGGGAACTCCAGCAGTATTTCCCGATATGAGACTGTATCAGGAAGTCTTATTTTTAAGGCATAACGCTGAATGTTTATGGACAGTTGAAAATGTAAAGCCTTATTACAGACCGCTTATTGATCCCGATGCTGTTCTCAAGCGCCATTTATTCTGGTCAAATTTTGATATTTCCCAGCCTGATCTGCAGACATCAATAAAAATCAGGCATGCACAGATACCTGATCTTGAACAGGCTTTAGGTTTCAGTTTAAAGGAGTGCAGTATTTCAAACAAAAGGCAGGTGCTGCGAAACTGTGTGGATCCGAATTTAGGAGAGCATATTTTGAATGCAGCCAGAAGCCTCTGGCAGATAAAAGCAAAACTTAGTAAAGCAAGGAAAAATGGAAAAGGAGTTGGATGA
- a CDS encoding TraG family conjugative transposon ATPase has product MEKELDDVLPIMDVQHDCILSKQGDITVVFKADLPEIFTLSDQEYEAFHQSWIKAVKILPKFTVFHKQDWFLESSYKADFDNEDSSFLTRSSERFFNERPFLDHSCFIMITKKPEGRKNSSSLFSNLIRNSIAPQEVTQSQFLQDFIDSTGQFKRIMEDSGFIRMRRLRNNELKSQSRKIGLIEKYYFLSENENSFVYSDLKFSEGMQIGDKHSQLFTLGDAADLPSLCGSRINFDRYSTDKTKFSVGFASTLGQLLSCNHIYSQYIFIEDAQKTIQKLESKRLRLQSLSAYSRENLIARDAANDFLNEAIAQQRLPVKAHFNVLAWTSEKEELKDIKNKISSALAQMDAAAKQETVGAPQIYWAGIPGNAADFPMNDAFDTFTEQAVCFLNMETDYRSSLSPCGIRLGDRLTGKPVHVDISDEPVKKGICTNRNKFILGPSGSGKSFFTNHMVRSYYEQGTHIVLVDVGHSYKGLCDMVNGYYFTYDEKNPIRFNPFYISEGNSLDTEKKESIKTLLLALWKKDDETFNRSEYVALSNALQLYYENLEKDKNIFPCFNTFYEFLKEQFVSILQGDKVKEKDFDVNNFLYVLRPYYSGGEFDYLLNATENLDLLKERFIVFELDNIKDHPILFPVVTIIIMEVFISKMRKLKGIRKMILIEEAWKAIAREGMAEYLRYLFKTVRKFFGEAIVVTQEVEDIISSPVVKQAIINNSDCKILLDQSKYQNKFDQIQELLGLTEKEKALVLSVNKANDPDKKYKEVFISLGGMLSKVYRTEVSLEEYLAYTTEESEKVRMNAFAKQFGGDIKKGIAAMAQEIRNGN; this is encoded by the coding sequence ATGGAAAAGGAGTTGGATGATGTTTTACCGATTATGGATGTGCAGCATGACTGCATTTTGTCAAAACAAGGTGATATAACGGTTGTGTTTAAAGCTGATCTGCCGGAGATTTTTACGCTGTCGGACCAGGAATATGAAGCCTTTCACCAGTCATGGATTAAAGCTGTGAAAATACTTCCCAAGTTTACTGTTTTTCACAAGCAGGACTGGTTTTTAGAAAGCAGCTACAAAGCGGATTTTGACAATGAAGACAGCAGTTTTCTCACAAGAAGCAGCGAGCGTTTCTTTAATGAAAGGCCATTTTTGGACCATTCCTGCTTTATTATGATTACAAAAAAGCCGGAAGGGCGAAAAAATTCCAGTTCGCTTTTTTCTAATCTCATAAGGAATAGCATTGCACCTCAGGAAGTGACTCAATCCCAGTTTCTTCAGGATTTCATTGACAGTACAGGCCAGTTTAAAAGGATTATGGAGGACAGCGGATTTATCCGTATGAGAAGACTAAGAAATAATGAACTCAAGAGCCAGAGCAGAAAAATAGGGCTCATTGAAAAATATTATTTTTTATCTGAAAATGAAAATTCATTTGTTTACAGCGATCTTAAGTTTTCAGAAGGTATGCAGATAGGAGATAAGCACAGCCAGCTTTTTACCCTTGGAGATGCTGCGGATCTGCCCTCGCTATGCGGGTCAAGAATCAATTTTGACCGGTATTCAACCGATAAGACAAAGTTCAGTGTCGGTTTTGCATCCACGTTGGGACAGCTGCTTTCATGCAACCATATATACAGCCAGTATATTTTTATTGAAGATGCGCAGAAAACCATCCAAAAGCTGGAAAGCAAAAGATTAAGACTCCAGTCATTATCTGCTTACAGCCGTGAGAATCTGATTGCAAGGGATGCTGCAAATGATTTTCTCAATGAAGCCATAGCACAGCAGCGGCTTCCGGTTAAAGCACATTTTAATGTCCTGGCATGGACCTCAGAAAAAGAAGAACTGAAAGACATTAAAAACAAGATTTCATCAGCCCTGGCGCAGATGGATGCAGCCGCCAAACAGGAAACTGTGGGAGCGCCGCAGATCTACTGGGCCGGCATTCCCGGAAATGCTGCCGATTTTCCAATGAATGATGCTTTTGACACTTTTACCGAGCAGGCTGTCTGTTTTCTGAATATGGAAACAGACTACCGCTCCTCGCTGAGTCCCTGCGGCATCCGTCTGGGTGACCGCCTGACGGGCAAGCCTGTCCATGTTGATATCAGTGATGAGCCGGTAAAGAAAGGCATCTGCACCAACCGGAATAAGTTTATACTCGGTCCCTCGGGAAGCGGCAAGTCCTTTTTCACTAATCATATGGTGAGAAGCTATTACGAGCAGGGAACGCATATTGTGCTGGTGGATGTTGGGCACAGCTATAAAGGGCTCTGTGATATGGTCAACGGGTACTATTTCACTTATGATGAGAAGAACCCTATCCGTTTCAATCCTTTTTACATCAGTGAGGGCAACAGTCTGGATACCGAAAAAAAAGAAAGCATTAAAACGCTTCTGCTGGCCTTGTGGAAGAAAGATGATGAAACGTTCAACAGAAGCGAGTATGTGGCGCTGTCCAATGCACTGCAGCTCTATTATGAAAATCTTGAAAAGGATAAAAACATCTTTCCCTGTTTCAATACCTTCTATGAGTTTCTGAAGGAGCAGTTTGTATCAATCCTTCAGGGAGATAAAGTCAAAGAGAAGGACTTTGATGTCAATAATTTTCTCTATGTGCTCCGTCCTTATTACAGCGGAGGTGAGTTTGATTACCTTCTGAATGCCACAGAGAATCTAGATCTTCTCAAAGAGCGCTTTATTGTATTTGAGCTGGATAATATTAAAGACCATCCCATTTTGTTTCCAGTGGTGACCATTATTATTATGGAGGTATTTATAAGCAAGATGAGAAAACTTAAGGGCATACGTAAAATGATTTTAATTGAAGAGGCATGGAAAGCCATTGCAAGGGAGGGCATGGCGGAATATCTGCGGTATCTTTTTAAGACTGTTCGCAAGTTCTTTGGCGAGGCAATAGTGGTGACCCAGGAGGTGGAGGATATTATTTCCTCACCAGTTGTCAAGCAGGCCATTATCAACAACAGCGACTGTAAAATCCTGCTGGACCAGAGCAAATACCAGAACAAGTTCGACCAGATTCAGGAGCTGCTCGGGCTGACCGAAAAGGAGAAAGCTTTGGTGCTTTCTGTAAACAAAGCCAACGATCCCGATAAGAAGTACAAGGAAGTTTTCATATCTCTTGGAGGGATGCTTTCAAAGGTCTACAGAACTGAAGTGTCTTTGGAGGAATACCTTGCCTATACCACCGAAGAAAGTGAGAAAGTCAGAATGAATGCTTTTGCAAAGCAGTTTGGCGGGGACATCAAAAAAGGGATTGCCGCAATGGCGCAGGAAATTAGAAATGGGAATTAA
- a CDS encoding conjugal transfer protein TraI, translating to MKTKIRITACLMCFMLISTPARPAEKTAALPILEIVKAVTKKVIKAIDLGIQRLQNKTIGLQNAQKQIENTLSKLKLDEISDWTKKQRDIYKDYYEELQKVKSIIIYYQRIKEISSKQTRLIEEYERAWNLFKKDQSFKVSELEYMEKVYDGILEESIKNIDQIFLIINSFSTQMSDLKRLKIINKAADQIDTNYNDLRLFNQQNVLLSLQRAKTDADAKKVKQFYGIP from the coding sequence ATGAAAACGAAAATTAGAATAACTGCATGTCTCATGTGTTTTATGTTAATCAGCACGCCTGCAAGACCAGCAGAAAAGACAGCAGCCCTCCCGATTCTGGAGATAGTGAAAGCGGTAACAAAGAAAGTAATCAAAGCTATCGATCTTGGAATCCAAAGGCTGCAGAACAAAACCATCGGGCTTCAGAACGCACAGAAGCAGATTGAAAACACACTTTCCAAACTGAAGCTGGATGAGATTTCAGATTGGACAAAAAAACAGCGGGATATTTATAAAGACTATTATGAAGAGCTGCAGAAAGTTAAGTCTATTATTATCTACTACCAGAGAATTAAGGAAATTTCTTCGAAGCAGACCCGTCTGATTGAAGAATACGAAAGAGCATGGAACCTTTTTAAAAAGGATCAGAGTTTCAAAGTCTCCGAACTGGAATATATGGAAAAGGTCTATGACGGAATACTGGAAGAGAGCATTAAAAACATCGACCAGATATTTCTAATCATAAATTCATTTAGCACTCAGATGAGTGATCTGAAAAGACTGAAAATCATAAATAAAGCGGCGGATCAGATTGATACCAATTACAACGATCTCAGGCTTTTCAACCAGCAGAATGTGCTGCTGAGTCTTCAGAGGGCAAAAACAGATGCCGATGCAAAAAAAGTGAAACAATTTTACGGAATTCCGTAA
- a CDS encoding TerB family tellurite resistance protein, producing MRKIFLIFTMSFLLCTPYSAGAQSAEIQQLILNIEKLSQFKKILSDMKKGYDMLNGGYKAVKDMSEGNFSLHKTFLDALMQVSPVVKNYKRVGDIVEYQFTLIRESRKGIDRILKNEQFSPKEIQYFEKVYSNLSRESLRNIDELTSVIAADKLRMTDDERLEAIDRIYDDMQQKILFLRDFNGSSSILALQRSKESNDAKAVRSSYHFKD from the coding sequence ATGAGAAAAATATTTCTAATTTTTACAATGTCTTTTCTGCTTTGTACTCCTTATTCGGCTGGAGCGCAGTCTGCTGAAATCCAGCAGCTGATTTTAAATATCGAAAAACTCTCGCAGTTTAAAAAGATATTGAGTGATATGAAGAAAGGCTATGATATGCTGAACGGCGGATATAAAGCCGTAAAGGATATGTCTGAAGGAAATTTTTCACTGCATAAGACTTTTCTTGATGCTTTGATGCAGGTAAGCCCCGTTGTGAAAAATTACAAAAGGGTGGGAGATATAGTGGAATATCAGTTTACGCTGATCAGGGAAAGCCGTAAAGGAATTGACAGGATTCTTAAAAATGAACAATTCAGTCCGAAGGAAATACAATATTTTGAAAAAGTGTATTCGAATCTAAGCAGGGAAAGTCTTAGGAATATAGATGAATTGACATCTGTAATCGCAGCGGACAAACTCAGAATGACTGATGATGAAAGACTTGAAGCGATTGACAGGATATATGACGACATGCAGCAGAAGATTCTGTTTCTGCGCGATTTTAACGGATCATCATCAATATTGGCTCTACAGCGTTCTAAGGAATCTAATGATGCTAAAGCAGTCCGCAGCAGCTATCATTTTAAAGATTAA
- the traK gene encoding conjugative transposon protein TraK, whose product MFSKMKNIDTAFRHVRSFTMLVIAGSAVITCYALYKSFSSVASMQDKVYILANGKVLEAYSSDRKDNVPVEARDHVRTFHQYFFSLDPDDKVIKANVTKALYLADNSVKRIYDDLKENGYYAGIISGNISQTVFIDSVTIDINEYPYRFKCFARQNIIRTTSIMNRNLITQGTLRNVSRSDNNPHGFLIERFNTLENKDLGTSSRKP is encoded by the coding sequence ATGTTTAGCAAGATGAAAAATATAGATACAGCTTTCCGCCACGTCAGGAGTTTTACAATGCTGGTAATAGCAGGCAGTGCGGTCATTACGTGTTATGCACTTTATAAAAGTTTCAGCTCTGTCGCATCCATGCAGGATAAGGTTTATATCCTTGCCAACGGAAAAGTGCTGGAAGCTTACTCTTCAGACCGCAAAGATAATGTGCCGGTTGAAGCCAGGGATCATGTTAGGACGTTTCACCAGTATTTCTTCAGCCTTGATCCAGATGATAAAGTAATTAAAGCCAATGTAACAAAGGCACTTTATCTGGCCGATAATTCAGTTAAGCGCATCTACGATGATTTAAAAGAAAACGGGTATTATGCGGGAATTATATCAGGAAATATAAGCCAGACAGTTTTTATAGACAGCGTTACGATTGATATTAATGAATATCCCTACCGCTTTAAATGCTTTGCCCGGCAGAATATCATAAGAACCACAAGCATAATGAATAGAAACCTGATTACACAGGGAACGCTGCGGAATGTTTCAAGGAGCGATAATAATCCCCACGGTTTTCTAATAGAACGCTTTAATACTCTTGAGAACAAAGATCTTGGCACTTCAAGCAGAAAGCCATGA
- the traM gene encoding conjugative transposon protein TraM, translating to MENKTLSAKDRKDRKMMLVLPLLILPFITMLFWVFGGGKGKETVFSAEKKSGFNMLLPNPKLKEDSALDKMSYYDQASADSIKLEEQKKKDPNYSISKADETNLESDGFLDSDAASIRSRKGGLNTGFLKLENEQKMYQKLHALQKAIAEPAKVNGYDQDMREFQYQKTPYGESAEMRNLEQLMAAMSAPTEPDPELAQLGGMLENILDIQHPERVQEKLRQNSKIHKGKIFSVRRKDDAQVASSLQNTSNSAVKQGTNSFYSLDEEMGNEEIQNAVEAVIHQTQTIVNGSIVKIRLLNDVFINGVLIPRNSFVFGTASLKGERLEIKINTIKYLNAIFPVELSVFDIDGIKGIYIPGTINRDVAKASADRSMQSIGLTGVSDSWGAQAAGMGVEAAKTLLSKKVKLIKVAVKAGYKVLLYDEKDKNEK from the coding sequence ATGGAAAATAAAACACTTTCGGCAAAAGACAGAAAGGACCGTAAAATGATGCTGGTTCTTCCATTGCTTATACTGCCATTTATAACAATGCTTTTCTGGGTTTTTGGAGGCGGTAAAGGAAAAGAAACCGTGTTTTCAGCAGAAAAGAAATCAGGTTTTAACATGCTGCTTCCAAACCCAAAGCTAAAGGAAGACTCTGCATTAGATAAAATGAGCTACTATGATCAGGCATCAGCTGATTCCATAAAATTGGAGGAACAGAAGAAAAAGGATCCTAATTATTCGATAAGTAAGGCAGATGAAACTAATCTTGAATCTGACGGCTTTTTGGATTCGGATGCAGCTTCAATAAGAAGCCGGAAAGGCGGGCTAAATACAGGTTTTTTAAAGCTGGAAAATGAGCAGAAGATGTACCAGAAACTTCATGCTCTCCAAAAGGCAATTGCAGAGCCTGCTAAAGTAAATGGATACGATCAGGACATGAGAGAGTTTCAATATCAAAAAACACCTTACGGTGAATCAGCAGAAATGAGAAACTTGGAACAGCTGATGGCGGCAATGAGTGCACCGACTGAACCTGATCCAGAACTGGCGCAGCTGGGAGGGATGCTGGAAAATATCTTGGATATACAGCACCCGGAAAGGGTTCAGGAAAAGTTGAGGCAGAATTCAAAGATTCACAAAGGAAAAATATTTTCAGTGAGAAGGAAAGATGATGCTCAGGTCGCAAGTTCTCTTCAGAATACATCAAATTCAGCAGTAAAACAAGGAACGAATTCTTTTTATTCCCTGGATGAAGAAATGGGCAATGAAGAAATTCAGAATGCGGTTGAGGCAGTGATTCATCAAACGCAGACCATCGTAAACGGTTCAATTGTTAAAATAAGGCTTTTAAATGATGTTTTTATCAACGGCGTACTCATTCCAAGAAACAGTTTCGTATTTGGAACTGCATCTCTGAAAGGAGAAAGACTGGAAATAAAGATAAACACCATAAAATACCTAAACGCCATTTTTCCTGTAGAGCTTTCAGTTTTTGATATAGACGGTATAAAAGGCATCTATATTCCAGGTACAATTAACAGGGATGTTGCAAAAGCCTCAGCAGATAGATCGATGCAGAGTATCGGACTTACGGGAGTAAGTGATTCATGGGGAGCACAGGCTGCCGGAATGGGAGTGGAAGCAGCAAAAACGCTTTTAAGTAAAAAAGTCAAACTTATTAAAGTGGCAGTAAAAGCTGGCTATAAAGTGCTGCTTTATGATGAGAAGGATAAGAATGAGAAATAA
- the traN gene encoding conjugative transposon protein TraN, with translation MRNLKISIIICIFLTVISGYAQYNSKAEYNNIQLSYSKTTSILFPYAVKSLDIGSRDVLVQKAKGVENILLLKAGKQNFLQTNLTVVTSDGKLYSFILNFDDLCPTLHIDAGLRNADDRQLLFSLENENQKEIKDYAMLALSKKNKVSGLNSRRSEIEIRVDGIFIHQDIMYFRVSLGNYSKINYDVDQLRFFIRDQRKSKRTASQEIEVIPFFSTGDFSRIYDKSEVITVFALPKFTIPEKKKFTMQVFEKNGGRHLELDIKNRNLVNLEILGNL, from the coding sequence ATGAGAAACTTAAAAATATCAATTATTATATGCATTTTCTTGACAGTTATTTCGGGATATGCACAATATAATTCAAAAGCTGAATATAATAATATACAGCTCAGCTATTCAAAAACTACCAGCATCTTATTTCCGTATGCTGTCAAAAGTCTAGATATCGGCAGCCGTGATGTGCTGGTGCAGAAAGCTAAAGGAGTTGAAAATATACTGCTGCTGAAAGCAGGAAAACAGAATTTTCTGCAGACCAACCTTACTGTAGTCACATCAGACGGAAAGCTTTACAGCTTCATATTAAATTTTGATGATTTGTGTCCGACTTTACATATTGATGCCGGACTGCGAAATGCGGATGACAGACAGCTTTTGTTCTCACTGGAGAATGAAAACCAGAAGGAAATAAAGGATTATGCGATGCTCGCATTATCTAAGAAAAATAAGGTAAGCGGACTTAATTCAAGAAGATCAGAAATTGAGATAAGAGTTGACGGCATTTTTATTCATCAGGATATAATGTATTTCAGGGTCTCTCTGGGAAATTATTCTAAAATTAATTATGATGTTGACCAGCTTCGTTTTTTTATTCGTGACCAGAGAAAATCAAAGCGTACCGCATCACAGGAAATAGAGGTTATACCGTTTTTCAGTACTGGTGATTTCAGCCGGATTTATGATAAATCTGAAGTTATAACTGTATTTGCCCTGCCTAAATTTACAATACCGGAAAAGAAAAAGTTTACCATGCAGGTCTTTGAGAAAAATGGAGGCAGGCATCTGGAGCTGGATATAAAAAATAGGAACCTGGTAAATCTTGAAATACTGGGTAACTTATAA
- a CDS encoding helix-turn-helix domain-containing protein, which produces MEELVTKDDLRQFGLMLTNVMRTLIVQSAEVQNIGSESQWVKTKAVRKMLDISAGSVQNLRISQKVRFKKVLGAYYYNREDLQKLFDDEKK; this is translated from the coding sequence ATGGAGGAACTTGTAACTAAAGATGATTTAAGACAATTTGGGCTTATGTTAACCAATGTTATGCGTACACTTATTGTGCAATCTGCCGAGGTTCAGAATATTGGATCGGAATCTCAATGGGTTAAAACTAAAGCTGTTCGCAAAATGCTTGACATATCAGCAGGTTCAGTCCAGAATCTTAGAATATCCCAGAAAGTACGTTTTAAAAAGGTATTAGGAGCCTATTATTATAATAGAGAAGATCTTCAAAAATTATTTGATGATGAAAAAAAATAA